Genomic segment of Penaeus monodon isolate SGIC_2016 chromosome 32, NSTDA_Pmon_1, whole genome shotgun sequence:
NNNNNNNNNNNNNNNNNNNNNNNNNNNNNNNNNNNNNNNNNNNNNNNNNNNNNNNNNNNNNNNNNNNNNNNNNNNNNNNNNNNNNNNNNNNNNNNNNNNNNNNNNNNNNNNNNNNNNNNNNNNNNNNNNNNNNNNNNNNNNNNNNNNNNNNNNNNNNNNNNNNNNNNNNNNNNNNNNNNNNNNNNNNNNNNNNNNNNNNNNNNNNNNNNNNNNNNNNNNNNNNNNNNNNNNNNNNNNNNNNNNNNNNNNNNNNNNNNNNNNNNNNNNNNNNNNNNNNNNNNNNNNNNNNNNNNNNNNNNNNNNNNNNNNNNNNNNNNNNNNNNNNNNNNNNNNNNNNNNNNNNNNNNNNNNNNNNNNNNNNNNNNNNNNNNNNNNNNNNNNNNNNNNNNNNNNNNNNNNNNNNNNNNNNNNNNNNNNNNNNNNNNNNNNNNNNNNNNNNNNNNNNNNNNNNNNNNNNNNNNNNNNNNNNNNNNNNNNNNNNNNNNNNNNNNNNNNNNNNNNNNNNNNNNNNNNNNNNNNNNNNNNNNNNNNNNNNNNNNNNNNNNNNNNNNNNNNNNNNNNNNNNNNNNNNNNNNNNNNNNNNNNNNNNNNNNNNNNNNNNNNNNNNNNNNNNNNNNNNNNNNCCTTGCAAAGTTAGTTCAGTACGAAAACGTTTTTGTCCAAANNNNNNNNNNNNNNNNNNNNNNNNNNNNNNNNNNNNNNNNNNNNNNNNNNNNNNNNNNNNNNNNNNNNNNNNNNNNNNNNNNNNNNNNNNNNNNNNNNNNNNNNNNNNNNNNNNNNNNNNNNNNNNNNNNNNNNNNNNNNNNNNNNNNNNNNNNNNNNNNNNNNNNNNNNNNNNNNNNNNNNNNNNNNNNNNNNNNNNNNNNNNNNNNNNNNNNNNNNNNNNNNNNNNNNNNNNNNNNNNNNNNNNNNNNNNNNNNNNNNNNNNNNNNNNNNNNNNNNNNNNNNNNNNNNNNNNNNNNNNNNNNNNNNNNNNNNNNNNNNNNNNNNNNNNNNNNNNNNNNNNNNNNNNNNNNNNNNNNNNNNNNNNNNNNNNNNNNNNNNNNNNNNNNNNNNNNNNNNNNNNNNNNNNNNNNNNNNNNNNNNNNNNNNNNNNNNNNNNNNNNNNNNNNNNNNNNNNNNNNNNNNNNNNNNNNNNNNNNNNNNNNNNNNNNNNNNNNNNNNNNNNNNNNNNNNNNNNNNNNNNNNNNNNNNNNNNNNNNNNNNNNNNNNNNNNNNNNNNNNNNNNNNNNNNNNNNNNNNNNNNNNNNNNNNNNNNNNNNNNNNNNNNNNNNNNNNNNNNNNNNNNNNNNNNNNNNNNNNNNNNNNNNNNNNNNNNNNNNNNNNNNNNNNNNNNNNNNNNNNNNNNNNNNNNNNNNNNNNNNNNNNNNNNNNNNNNNNNNNNNNNNNNNNNNNNNNNNNNNNNNNNNNNNNNNNNNNNNNNNNNNNNNNNNNNNNNNNNNNNNNNNNNNNNNNNNNNNNNNNNNNNNNNNNNNNNNNNNNNNNNNNNNNNNNNNNNNNNNNNNNNNNNNNNNNNNNNNNNNNNNNNNNNNNNNNNNNNNNNNNNNNNNNNNNNNNNNNNNNNNNNNNNNNNNNNNNNNNNNNNNNNNNNNNNNNNNNNNNNNNNNNNNNNNNNNNNNNNNNNNNNNNNNNNNNNNNNNNNNNNNNNNNNNNNNNNNNNNNNNNNNNNNNNNNNNNNNNNNNNNNNNNNNNNNNNNNNNNNNNNNNNNNNNNNNNNNNNNNNNNNNNNNNNNNNNNNNNNNNNNNNNNNNNNNNNNNNNNNNNNNNNNNNNNNNNNNNNNNNNNNNNNNNNNNNNNNNNNNNNNNNNNNNNNNNNNNNNNNNNNNNNNNNNNNNNNNNNNNNNNNNNNNNNNNNNNNNNNNNNNNNNNNNNNNNNNNNNNNNNNNNNNNNNNNNNNNNNNNNNNNNNNNNNNNNNNNNNNNNNNNNNNNNNNNNNNNNNNNNNNNNNNNNNNNNNNNNNNNNNNNNNNNNNNNNNNNNNNNNNNNNNNNNNNNNNNNNNNNNNNNNNNNNNNNNTACGCGAGGNNNNNNNNNNNNNNNNNNNNNNNNNNNNNNNNNNNNNNNNNNNNGGCATCAATGATAATCTTGTCACTGTTCTTGCTAAAATACTGTTTCCGTTATTTCCATACTTAAAGCATTCATATACTTTCAGATttcaataataacagcattagcAAAATGTCTCTTTCACGTTAGCATTGTAAGAGTCATCAAGTATAGATTTTTTTCACCCAATGAAATATTACTTGGAAACTCAAACTTATATATACGTTACCATGAACGTATTATAGACACTTGTTCACATTTGATACATGGAAGTAAAGGGGATAAAAGTATAACAACCGTAGTACTGATACTCTTTAATTAAATAGAACAGAAAATAATTGTTTAATATCTTTAGCCTAAGTAATCATATGACAAAGAAAAACTCTTGATATTTATAAAGATCTTATGCATTATAACGAGTTCCATAGTCCTGTGAGGCCTCTTCGAATGGATTTGGAAAATAACTGTTATACTTCACATAAACGTCGTGGCACCAGTCACTCTGCATGGTCAGGAGTTCCATTTTTTTGCAAAGCTGATCGTTTTCCTGTTGCAAGTGTTGCAGCTGCTTTTCCTTCTTGGAGGTAGTCGCCCGCTGCCTCTCCCGGTACAGGACAGACGCCTCGTTGTTGAGTTCGCGGTTCCGCTCCTTCTGGAGGCGCTCGTCTCGAAGGTATTTTCTCGTGTGTCTGTGTCGGTATCCCTTTCTGCCGGAACAAGGCGAAGTGGCACCCAAGGAGCTTCGCGAGTCCCGAAGGCGTTGGTCGGAATCCAGCGACAGAGGGCCATCGAACAGGTTAAGGCCTCCAGCTGCTTCTTCTcccaaaacatcacacaaacTCTGAAAAGAAAAGGCAGCCTCTAAGATCGACTTTCATCGATAAATTTGACTACAATTCATCTTCCCCACAATATTTGATGNNNNNNNNNNNNNNNNNNNNNNNNNNNNNNNNNNNNNNNNNNNNNNNNNNNNNNNCACGCGAACCAAACTTACCGAATGACCCTGGTCATTATAAGACACATCCGATGAGAAACCTGCTACGTTGTTTCCGCTGAAGTCCAGGCAAGCATCCAGGCTATCGCGGGAGTCGTCAGGCCATAGACTTGCTGCTCCCAAGTCCAGGTCCAAAGACCGCCTGGCGTCTAGGTCTTCCCCGAAACTGGGTCTGAATGTCTCCGGAAGAATAGAGTCCACGTATCTTTCAAGATCCTGATTCCCTCTTGGCGCGACACCGCCGAAGCGGGAAGCGTCTGTTGACTCGTAGTAAGCCATGATGGAGCGCCTCGGTTTGCgtaatttctctattttccttcatgCGGGATTGGTTCGGATAACTACAACTTTTCATGACCGAGTAGGCAGTTAGCGAAACAATAAATGCAGATTTGCTGAACGCCGGAATATATACGCCGGGGATCTTAGACGGGAAAAGAACTAGTCCTAGCTAAAGCACGAATTCGAACGTCCAAAACGTTTGTTGGGAAATCGTATTTGCAGATTGATGCAACACAGANNNNNNNNNNNNNNNNNNNNNNNNNNNNNNNNNNNNNNNNNNNNNNNNNNNNNNNNNNNNNNNNNNNNNNNNNNNNNNNNNNNNNNNNNNNNNNNNNNNNNNNNNNNNNNNNNNNNNNNNNNNNNNNNNNNNNNNNNNNNNNNNNNNNNNNNNNNNNNNNNNNNNNNNNNNNNNNNNNNNNNNNNNNNNNNNNNNNNNNNNNNNNNNNNNNNNNNNNNNNNNNNNNNNNNNNNNNNNNNNNNNNNNNNNNNNNNNNNNNNNNNNNNNNNNNNNNNNNNNNNNNNNNNNNNNNNNNNNNNNNNNNNNNNNNNNNNNNNNNNNNNNNNNNNNNNNNNNNNNNNNNNNNNNNNNNNNNNNNNNNNNNNNNNNNNNNNNNNNNNNNNNNNNNNNNNNNNNNNNNNNNNNNNNNNNNNNNNNNNNNNNNNNNNNNNNNNNNNNNNNNNNNNNNNNNNNNNNNNNNNNNNNNNNNNNNNNNNNNNNNNNNNNNNNNNNNNNNNNNNNNNNNNNNNNNNNNNNNNNNNNNNNNNNNNNNNNNNNNNNNNNNNNNNNNNNNNNNNNNNNNNNNNNNNNNNNNNNNNNNNNNNNNNNNNNNNNNNNNNNNNNNNNNNNNNNNNNNNNNNNNNNNNNNNNNNNNNNNNNNNNNNNNNNNNNNNNNNNNNNNNNNNNNNNNNNNNNNNNNNNNNNNNNNNNNNNNNNNNNNNNNNNNNNNNNNNNNNNNNNNNNNNNNNNNNNNNNNNNNNNNNNNNNNNNNNNNNNNNNNNNNNNNNNNNNNNNNNNNNNNNNNNNNNNNNNNNNNNNNNNNNNNNNNNNNNNNNNNNNNNNNNNNNNNNNNNNNNNNNNNNNNNNNNNNNNNNNNNNNNNNNNNNNNNNNNNNNNNNNNNNNNNNNNNNNNNNNNNNNNNNNNNNNNNNNNNNNNNNNNNNNNNNNNNNNNNNNNNNNNNNNNNNNNNNNNNNNNNNNNNNNNNNNNNNNNNNNNNNNNNNNNNNNNNNNNNNNNNNNNNNNNNNNNNNNNNNNNNNNNNNNNNNNNNNNNNNNNNNNNNNNNNNNNNNNNNNNNNNNNNNNNNNNNNNNNNNNNNNNNNNNNNNNNNNNNNNNNNNNNNNNNNNNNNNNNNNNNNNNNNNNNNNNNNNNNNNNNNNNNNNNNNNNNNNNNNNNNNNNNNNNNNNNNNNNNNNNNNNNNNNNNNNNNNNNNNNNNNNNNNNNNNNNNNNNNNNNNNNNNNNNNNNNNNNNNNNNNNNNNNNNNNNNNNNNNNNNNNNNNNNNNNNNNNNNNNNNNNNNNNNNNNNNNNNNNNNNNNNNNNNNNNNNNNNNNNNNNNNNNNNNNNNNNNNNNNNNNNNNNNNNNNNNNNNNNNNNNNNNNNNNNNNNNNNNNNNNNNNNNNNNNNNNNNNNNNNNNNNNNNNNNNNNNNNNNNNNNNNNNNNNNNNNNNNNNNNNNNNNNNNNNNNNNNNNNNNNNNNNNNNNNNNNNNNNNNNNNNNNNNNNNNNNNNNNNNNNNNNNNNNNNNNNNNNNNNNNNNNNNNNNNNNNNNNNNNNNNNNNNNNNNNNNNNNNNNNNNNNNNNNNNNNNNNNNNNNNNNNNNNNNNNNNNNNNNNNNNNNNNNNNNNNNNNNNNNNNNNNNNNNNNNNNNNNNNNNNNNNNNNNNNNNNNNNNNNNNNNNNNNNNNNNNNNNNNNNNNNNNNNNNNNNNNNNNNNNNNNNNNNNNNNNNNNNNNNNNNNNNNNNNNNNNNNNNNNNNNNNNNNNNNNNNNNNNNNNNNNNNNNNNNNNNNNNNNNNNNNNNNNNNNNNNNNNNNNNNNNNNNNNNNNNNNNNNNNNNNNNNNNNNNNNNNNNNNNNNNNNNNNNNNNNNNNNNNNNNNNNNNNNNNNNNNNNNNNNNNNNNNNNNNNNNNNNNNNNNNNNNNNNNNNNNNNNNNNNNNNNNNNNNNNNNNNNNNNNNNNNNNNNNNNNNNNNNNNNNNNNNNNNNNNNNNNNNNNNNNNNNNNNNNNNNNNNNNNNNNNNNNNNNNNNNNNNNNNNNNNNNNNNNNNNNNNNNNNNNNNNNNNNNNNNNNNNNNNNNNNNNNNNNNNNNNNNNNNNNNNNNNNNNNNNNNNNNNNNNNNNNNNNNNNNNNNNNNNNNNNNNNNNNNNNNNNNNNNNNNNNNNNNNNNNNNNNNNNNNNNNNNNNNNNNNNNNNNNNNNNNNNNNNNNNNNNNNNNNNNNNNNNNNNNNNNNNNNNNNNNNNNNNNNNNNNNNNNNNNNNNNNNNNNNNNNNNNNNNNNNNNNNNNNNNNNNNNNNNNNNNNNNNNNNNNNNNNNNNNNNNNNNNNNNNNNNNNNNNNNNNNNNNNNNNNNNNNNNNNNNNNNNNNNNNNNNNNNNNNNNNNNNNNNNNNNNNNNNNNNNNNNNNNNNNNNNNNNNNNNNNNNNNNNNNNNNNNNNNNNNNTTCTGCACCACTTTTCCNNNNNNNNNNNNNNNNNNNNNNNNNNNNNNNNNNNNNNNNNNNNNNNNNNNNNNNNNNNNNNNNNNNNNNNNNNNNNNNNNNNNNNNNNNNNNNNNNNNNNNNNNNNNNNNNNNNNNNNNNNNNNNNNNNNNNNNNNNNNNNNNNNNNNNNNNNNNNNNNNNNNNNNNNNNNNNNNNNNNNNNNNNNNNNNNNNNNNNNNNNNNNNNNNNNNNNNNNNNNNNNNNNNNNNNNNNNNNNNNNNNNNNNNNNNNNNNNNNNNNNNNNNNNNNNNNNNNNNNNNNNNNNNNNNNNNNNNNNNNNNNNNNNNNNNNNNNNNNNNNNNNNNNNNNNNNNNNNNNNNNNNNNNNNNNNNNNNNNNNNNNNNNNNNNNNNNNNNNNNNNNNNNNNNNNNNNNNNNNNNNNNNNNNNNNNNNNNNNNNNNNNNNNNNNNNNNNNNNNNNNNNNNNNNNNNNNNNNNNNNNNNNNNNNNNNNNNNNNNNNNNNNNNNNNNNNNNNNNNNNNNNNNNNNNNNNNNNNNNNNNNNNNNNNNNNNNNNNNNNNNNNNNNNNNNNNNNNNNNNNNNNNNNNNNNNNNNNNNNNNNNNNNNNNNNNNNNNNNNNCACAGTGATTGATATAGTAACATCAAGTTGTAAAAACAAAGacattttattgctttatttaagTTGATTCAAAGCGAACACTTTTAACATGCTATAAACAccaaatatctatatcattttagtACCTCAAACCACTGTCAATATCTGCATAAAATTTCATCAGCCTGCATTCATTCAAAATAATGCACTGATTTCTGAGGAAAAACGTTTAGAACGAAAATGTACACAGAATTATACAGAGCTTTTCGACAACGGAAACTGTACGGGTATGAACTCTGTCCTGTATGCTTAAGGCTCACTTCCTNNNNNNNNNNNNNNNNNNNNNNNNNNNNNNNNNNNNNNNNNNNNNNNNNNNNNNNNNNNNNNNNNNNNNNNNNNNNNNNNNNNNNNNNNNNNNNNNNNNNNNNNNNNNNNNNNNNNNNNNNNNNNNNNNNNNNNNNNNNNNNNNNNNNNNNNNNNNNNNNNNNNNNNNNNNNNNNNNNNNNNNNNNNNNNNNNNNNNNNNNNNNNNNNNNNNNNNNNNNNNNNNNNNNNNNNNNNNNNNNNNNNNNNNNNNNNNNNNNtatcatatatgcataaatactgcTGCACGCTTTTTCTAGTATTTTATGCTTGAGGTGGATTTTAACATCTGCTCAGGATAAGGTCGTGCCGGGAGAACTGTGATATAATATAAGGGTTACATTCCCGTGATAGAAACAGCCACTCTTTTCTCTAATATTCCTAATTTCCTTTCAGAAGATACTGTAATCTCCTCCAACTANNNNNNNNNNNNNNNNNNNNNNNNNNNNNNNNNNNNNNNCGCATTCATAAATATACAGTCTCAAATGTACGagcgtgtgtgcttgtgcctttgttgatatatacagacacacacacctgagTATATGTGAGTGgagtatatattatctacacaAGTTATGTCAGCATTTCAGCTATCCTTTGATGAATGTGTTGGTTTTAATTTGCTGAAATTAACCATTAAGACATTTTGTAGAGGTATTCATTCCGGTTCTATTAATCTGACATGTGCCAAATTCATATTTTCTCCCACAAATGCAAAAGAGAAACCCTTTGCTAGTGGGATCAAAGTGCTACGCTGACAGTAACACTTCTCTTCtccttgaaaatataaaaattcttccctttttttcattggaAAACAGGATACCTGTTACTGTATTGCAAGGGTATTTTGACATTTCAACGCGGTTTTGTATTGAAAGATACTCTATGTACTTTATTTAAATGCGTTTTTATGTTTGTAACAGcgtaaaaaatgacaatattaatgatgataatgaaatacataacaatatgatcatgattttttcttactactactaacatTTACTGAATGAATACTAACTAAAGTAATGGAAACATTAATGATTATTTAAGTGAGTTATATGAACAATGTTgatcaaaattaaataaatattaggtAATTACATTATTCCATGGTATT
This window contains:
- the LOC119593282 gene encoding uncharacterized protein LOC119593282, translating into MAYYESTDASRFGGVAPRGNQDLERYVDSILPETFRPSFGEDLDARRSLDLDLGAASLWPDDSRDSLDACLDFSGNNVAGFSSDVSYNDQGHSSLCDVLGEEAAGGLNLFDGPLSLDSDQRLRDSRSSLGATSPCSGRKGYRHRHTRKYLRDERLQKERNRELNNEASVLYRERQRATTSKKEKQLQHLQQENDQLCKKMELLTMQSDWCHDVYVKYNSYFPNPFEEASQDYGTRYNA